In Rhodospirillaceae bacterium, one genomic interval encodes:
- a CDS encoding methyl-accepting chemotaxis protein, with protein MFGSENKAAISKALKVCEAVAEGDFEARILDITETGEAAQLLNAINRLIDKTDAYVRESTACLDYVSRNKYYRRIVEKGMSGSFLTAGRAINTATQASQDRVESFTDLAGSFEMNMANLVDTMTSTKSDLQSSAKTMTSTAEDTSTKSTVVAAAAEETSANLQTVAAATEELSSSISEISRQVVDSNKVAQDAADEAQNVNEEVKGLAERATKIGEVVSIITDIAEQTNLLALNATIEAARAGDAGKGFAVVASEVKNLANQTAQATENISAQVGGIQGATQTAVDAILKITQTINKVSEGSTVIAAAVEEQGAATREIARNVEQASGGMQEVTVNISGVSNGSQEVGEKASLMLNLAGNLTDVSDNVEELKGEFGEFIIELKKTG; from the coding sequence ATGTTTGGAAGCGAAAATAAGGCCGCTATTTCAAAGGCATTGAAGGTGTGTGAAGCAGTTGCGGAGGGAGATTTCGAAGCCCGAATTTTGGATATTACGGAAACGGGAGAAGCGGCCCAACTGCTGAATGCCATCAATCGACTTATCGACAAAACCGATGCATATGTTCGCGAATCGACCGCGTGTTTGGACTATGTCAGCCGTAATAAATATTACCGCAGAATTGTTGAAAAAGGCATGTCGGGAAGTTTTCTAACGGCAGGCCGGGCGATCAATACGGCAACCCAGGCATCCCAGGATCGAGTTGAAAGTTTTACTGACCTGGCAGGCAGTTTTGAAATGAATATGGCAAATCTTGTTGATACCATGACCTCAACAAAATCAGACCTTCAGTCTTCTGCAAAGACGATGACATCGACGGCAGAAGACACTTCCACTAAATCTACTGTTGTTGCTGCGGCAGCCGAAGAGACATCGGCAAATCTTCAGACTGTTGCGGCCGCGACAGAGGAATTATCAAGCTCAATCTCTGAAATTAGCCGTCAAGTTGTAGACTCCAATAAAGTCGCACAAGACGCGGCTGATGAAGCCCAAAACGTTAATGAGGAGGTGAAAGGGCTCGCCGAACGGGCAACCAAAATTGGCGAAGTCGTTTCCATCATTACAGACATTGCAGAACAGACCAATTTACTCGCCTTGAATGCGACCATCGAGGCTGCGCGTGCTGGCGATGCTGGCAAAGGGTTCGCGGTGGTTGCATCCGAAGTGAAGAACTTAGCCAATCAAACAGCCCAGGCGACGGAAAATATTAGCGCTCAGGTCGGGGGGATACAAGGCGCCACCCAAACAGCGGTTGATGCAATTCTCAAGATTACCCAAACCATTAACAAAGTGAGTGAAGGCTCTACGGTAATAGCCGCCGCTGTTGAAGAACAGGGTGCGGCAACACGGGAAATCGCTCGAAACGTTGAACAAGCTTCCGGCGGCATGCAAGAAGTGACGGTCAATATTTCAGGCGTATCAAATGGCTCTCAGGAGGTTGGTGAAAAAGCGTCCTTGATGCTTAATCTTGCTGGTAATTTGACAGATGTTTCTGACAATGTTGAAGAACTCAAAGGCGAATTTGGCGAGTTTATTATAGAACTTAAGAAAACCGGCTAA